The Pseudobdellovibrionaceae bacterium genome segment CGTCGTCCGATGTCGCGGCGAAGCCGTCACGGCCTCCGGTGGCTTTGGCTTCCGCGGTATAAAGTGCTTTTTCAAGTTTCACCATGGACTACTTCCTCTCAGTGGGGGTGGCGTCGATTTCCAAACGAACCTGGGGCCGGGCACGGTTGCCCTCTTCCATTTTCTGAATGGTTTTTTCGGCGTCACGGGTGATGTTGTCGAGTTCAAGAATTTGCCCCGCCATTTGTGGAAGGGCGTTCATACGGAAAGTCGAGACCTCTTCCATGGCGATCTTCAGATCCTGGAAGGCATTTTTCAGCGCGTTCATGTCCAGCGAGGCCGAAGCCGCCTGCTTGTGGATTTCGGTGCCCTGGGTTTTGAGGCGCGCCGCCGTCCCCGCGATCAAGTCCGAGGTCGTCTTGTTCACGGCGTTCACCTTATCGAGCACGATCTTCTGATTCGCGAGCGCCATGGCGACGCTGGCCGCGGTTTCGAGCGCGGTGATGGTCACGTTGAGCGCGCGATTCACGCCGCGGGAAAGCTCTTTGTTGTTGCGCATGATGATTTCGGTCGCGATCACGCCCTGCTGGCTGACCGCGAGCTGCTGCTGCAGATCCATGATCCGCTGGCGCAAAGGGAAAACGAGCTCTTCGGCGACGAATTTGTGTTTGGGATCCCCGGCGGGAATGTCCCGATCCAGTTTGTACTGAAGTTTCTGGTCCATCAGCTGGCCGAGGGCGATGGCGCGCTCGAG includes the following:
- a CDS encoding toxic anion resistance protein, whose product is MTGKTSTATLEKTALVLPDTVAVKNALEIQPPDSLHATPGQDPELDARADEYVNRLLDFNPGDADQENSLKASVEQMGGEVQKRAAKQSELLRQPVKKLAERGGDGGPVANALVDLKMQVEELDPGKFDFEPGWFSRALGALPGVGTPLKRYFTKFESAQTVIAAITRSLEDGRDQLNRDNVTLLEDQKQMRETGKKLERAIALGQLMDQKLQYKLDRDIPAGDPKHKFVAEELVFPLRQRIMDLQQQLAVSQQGVIATEIIMRNNKELSRGVNRALNVTITALETAASVAMALANQKIVLDKVNAVNKTTSDLIAGTAARLKTQGTEIHKQAASASLDMNALKNAFQDLKIAMEEVSTFRMNALPQMAGQILELDNITRDAEKTIQKMEEGNRARPQVRLEIDATPTERK